From one Melospiza melodia melodia isolate bMelMel2 chromosome 6, bMelMel2.pri, whole genome shotgun sequence genomic stretch:
- the LOC134419805 gene encoding olfactory receptor 4D5-like, with translation MAQDNSSRVTEFILLGLSDTRELQLLFFMFFLLAYIMVLLGNLLIIVTVRTDPKLSSPMYFLLCNLSFIDICCTSVTTPRVLVALLSGHKAIAFEGCMAQLFFLHFVGSSEMFLLTVMAFDRYTAICRPLHYTAIMARRACWALVAACWAGGFIHSFVQTVLMLQLPFCGPNTIHSYFCDMPPVIRLACADTALTEWLMASNSGLISLGCFLVLVASYALILAKVRARISQGNWKALSTCASHVMAITLLFVPCIFTYLRPAGTLPTSKYVSVIYTILSPMMNPLIYTLRSSEVKESMWRLWRYCRTF, from the coding sequence ATGGCACAGGACAACTCCTCCCGGGTGACTGAATTCATCCTCCTGGGGCTCTCCGACACTCGGGAGCTGCAACTCCTCTTCTTCATGTTCTTCCTCCTGGCCTACATCATGGTCTTGCTGGGCAACCTCCTCATCATCGTGACAGTCAGGACTGACCCCAAGCTCTCCTCACCCATGTACTTCCTCCTCTGCAATCTTTCCTTCATCGATATCTGCTGCACCTCTGTCACTACCCCCAGGGTGCTGGTGGCCCTGCTCTCAGGGCACAAGGCCATTGCCTTTGAGGGCTGCATGGCCCAGCTGTTTTTCCTGCACTTTGTGGGCTCCTCAGAGATGTTCCTCCTGACGGTGATGGCGTTCGACCGCTACACGGCCATCTGCAGGCCCCTGCACTACACGGCCATCATGGCCCGCAGGGCCTGCTGGGCACTGGTCGCGGCCTGCTGGGCCGGGGGCTTTATCCACTCCTTTGTCCAGACTGTGCTCATGCTGCAGCTGCCCTTCTGCGGCCCCAACACCATCCACAGCTACTTCTGTGACATGCCGCCCGTCATCCGCCTGGCCTGCGCCGACACCGCCCTCACCGAGTGGCTCATGGCCTCCAACAGCGGCCTCATCTCCCTGGGCTGCTTCCTGGTGCTGGTGGCCTCCTACGCCCTCATCCTGGCCAAGGTCCGGGCCCGCATCTCCCAGGGGAACTGGAAGGCTCTGTCCACGTGTGCCTCACACGTGATGGCCATCACCCTGCTCTTCGTGCCCTGCATCTTCACCTACCTGCGGCCCGCTGGGACCTTGCCCACCAGCAAGTACGTCTCTGTCATCTACACCATCTTGTCACCCAtgatgaaccccctcatctacaccCTGAGGAGCAGCGAGGTGAAGGAATCCATGTGGAGACTCTGGAGGTATTGCCGAACCTTCTGA